The sequence below is a genomic window from Lolium perenne isolate Kyuss_39 chromosome 4, Kyuss_2.0, whole genome shotgun sequence.
caatgtttcggttaatacaattataacatggtatataaacatttatcataaacataaagatatataataaccacttttattattgcctcttgggcatatctccttcagtaatctgggagagtgatagtaacttctaagattatagatgtgatgttgctactagggagaaaagaaCAATATTTTAtctaagggtaattctattgtttactttacacacattgcttaatgcaataatatgttgcttgcaggttaatactgaaaggggttcgaacGATAACCGAAAGGTGAATTATTATCatggacgcagttggattacggtatatgtattatgttgtaatgcccaaatgaatctcatagtgatcatcttgtcatgtatgatcgatattctgtcaattaccCAGCTATAATTtattcacccagcatgctatttatctttatggagagacacctctagtgaacagtggaccccggtcctttcctttacactgataaattcatccactGCAATCTGCTCTGTTTACTTATTGTAAgctatgttctctttaattactgcaaacatctctttccactcgatacgtctaatcttttgtgttcagcaaaccggtgagattgacagcctCACTGTAACTTGGGGCAAAGtaccttggttgtgttgtgtggagGTTCTACGTTGTTGCTGATGTCGTAGTGCgcactgccactagtcagctagcaacaccttcagaagtcatatctttctcctactgatcgattaaaccttggtttcgtaccgagggaaaacttgctgctgtgctcatcacacttccctcttggggttttccaaccgcttccacaacaactgcCACCAAAATTGTCTGACGCCATCACCGAGCACCATCAATGAACATTCTTGGTTGGCTGCAAGATTTGATGCAGGCAACATCTTCGAgatgtaataactccaaattctaaaaTAACATCATCACCCCGCAAGAACAAGTTTAAAAAATTGGCaaatatgctataatgcataagtatgagatgcaagagATGCAATTGTTCTAAGCGTAACTTAATCCCGATGatgtaggattagtgagttgtaacaaTTTCTTTGTGATGTATTAGACCACTTGTATATGATACCAAATTAATCAAAATACAAATAAGAAACTTATTTGTGAAGCCACTCTTAAAGGGAAGTTGCGTCCAATTTAATGTACAAGTCAAAACTCACAAATATGCGTCTAGGAAGATCCATCTCAGCAAGCCTTTCAGCACACCGTCTGCCAAATCTAAGAGCATATCTAGCATCGTCCTCCAAATAATGTTCGATAAACATGCCGTACTGAGTGAATAGGGGGCGCACCCGCATGTTGCTATTTGTGGGATGCCTCTGTCCAGCCACTTTCTCTAAACGGTATAATTGAGGAACTCCAGATTCAACCGAAATTTGAAATTGTATCTAAATTTGTTATATATTAAGTTGAATAAAATTCAACTAAATCTTAATTGAAACTAAACCTAGACTAGATTAGTCGCCGTTGGTCGTAAAACAGGCCGCTAGAAGCCTCTCGGTCAACAATCGACTCCACTCGTTTAACAATCGAGTTCATTGAAACTTAGTTCGACTCGCAAAGCTCACGAGTAGCTTGTTTAAAATTGTTAAATAAAATATGTAAAACATGTAATGCATTGTTCCTAAATATTTGGATATTGATTCACAACAATCATTATAATTATGGTATCATAACAATATAAACTACAACAATCAATATATCATGAGTATAAGATCGCCATATCGAGAAAACACAAATATATTTGCCCATTATGGTGGGTTTGGACCAACACGATACTATTTGCTCATTTCAAGCTAGATTAATTTGTTGTTTCACCCGATTATATAACCTACTATTTATTTTTACCAAACTAATTGAGCTACTCGCGAGTTCGATGAACTCGGCTCGTTTAGTTTAAACTCATTTAGCGACAAAAGTTAAAACTCAGCTTATACACGAGCCGAGCCAAATCACGAGTTACTAGTTTGTGAGTTTCGAGTTTTAATTTCGGGTCCTACCGATGCTCTAGATTGCCCTTTTTTTTAGAGAATCTCTAGATTGCCCTTGACGGCTTAACCTGCCACGGCTGCACGGGTGCCCTGTGGATAAATCTTCCGTTCGGCCTCTTCCATCCCGCGCCGCCGTGCAACCAGGGCAGCCGCCGCCGTGCAACCGTCTGCAGCTCAGGTCAGGCCCCTCTCCGGTTCCACCCCCGCAAACGGTACTGCGCAACCAGCCACCGCCGGGCAGGAGGATGCTCTCGCTGCGGGCGCCGCCCCGTACATCCTCGCCCGCACCGTGGCGGCGACGGGGCCGCCACGGCGGTTTCGCCGCGCCGCGTTGTGCCAGTGCTGCAGCACCGGCGGCAACCCTAGAGACCGTTTCATCGTCGCCGGCAAGCCTCTCCTTCCCGATACTGGTACGCTGTCTGTACTTATCACGCCACCACTAACCTGTTCGGCGGTATGCCGCTGAGGCAACCAGTCTTCAGCAATGTGCAGTCAGAGCTTTATCATAAGTCGTTTTGTTTAGTTTTTTTAGGATACTTGATGCACAATAAGGTACTTGCCATTAAGTATCTACAATTAaactgtgtctagatacatctatattagtgtcatataatatgaatcggagggagtaccagaTTTGGCCAGCTACAAATTTTAGCTCCCGCTTGGCATTAGTATTTTAATGAATTCGACTTTACATGCTGCAAGTGCAAATGAGGCCTGTTTGGACAAGCCACCCAATTAGTATTTTAATAAATACTCAATATCAGTGATTACAGGCCCAGCCACCCAATTAAACAATTCTAGCTGGACAGGACAAAGTGACTAGAGTTACCGAATCTCTGTAATTTCTTACTAGATGATGGATTCAAAATTGTTCTCATGCTAGACTAATTTATTGAATGGATTTATTTAGTAGTATTTATTCTTTCATTTGTTCAATTCTGTAGGTGAATGGCTGCACTGGTAAAATGGGGGTATCTGTTGCTGAAGCAGCTACTAAAAGGGGCCTTCACCTAGTTCCTGTTTCATTCAGTAGTAGAGAGAACCTTGATAAAACAGTTCAAATCGGTGGTACAGATGTTGAGATATATGGTCCTTCTGCAAGAGAAGATGTTCTTGCATCCGTGATTGATGAATACCCAGATGTCATGGTGGTTGACTACACGGCTCCTGATTCTGTGAACTGTAAAAGTTTTATCTTGTTATtgacattgttttttttttttgctttatgATGCCATATAACTTGCTTAGGATGATTGATCACCACATTAGCTTCTGCAATCGTGAAATTACTGTTCCATAAATTACTTTTCCTAGTGGTTATGCACGTTTGTATAAAACATGCTTCTGTGTGTCTAATATTTGCAGAAATTGTAGCTGGTTGGTTCTCTTGAAAATTATTTGCAAGAACTTTGATGCATACGTTGTTGTTTGATTTACATTAGGAAGTTAACCTTCAGCTTATATGACAAAATAATATGACATGATATTACAGTATTTTGATAACTTGACAAATTTTACCTAGAATAGCTTAACTATTGTTTTGGATCTTGCTGGAAGTCTCAGGTTCTTAATCTGAGGTAGTTCTTCTCTATTGCCCAAGAGGGGTACAGAAAACAAACTAAAGACGCTTGGTTTTGTTGTTTCGTCTCCATCATTGCATCCGTCTTCATTTTTCTGGCTGTAAACACAAAGTACTATTGCCTTATGCAGCTAATGCTGAGCTTTATTGCAATCTTGGGGTGCCATTTGTAATGGGCACAACTGGTGGGAACAAGCAGTTACTATACAAAACAGTGCAAGATTCAAATAACTATGCACTAATATCTCCACAAATGGGTAAACAGGTAAGCACTATCTAATCTAATGAGTATACTATTATCGCTTCTAAGTTATTGAAAACATAACCACAGATATCATTTTCTTTCTCAGGTTGTTGCACTGCTTGCTGCAATGGAAACAATTGCAGAACGGTTTCCTGGGGCTTATTCAGGCTATCGCTTAGAGGTGCGATTCTACCTTGAAAAGTATCTTGGAAACTCAAGGTTCCGAAAGGAAGTGCCTGGCAATATTAAATTCCCTTAAGATTCTAATTCAAGGACCAGTACTTTATCATTAGTCCACCTGAATGTCTTCGAGAGCAACTACTCAGTAATATAAGCTCCTTCGCATGTTTTGGAACTTTTTATCTGGCCTGAGACATTTTGTTACTCCCTCCGACCCATATTACTAATTTGTACTAAATCTGCGACAATAATTAGGCCAAACACTGAACCTACACATGCATGTGGCATTGTGGAGTTCTAACTGTGAGTGTTTGCAGGTGTTGGAATCCCATCAAGCTGGCAAGCAGGACACATCTGGTACAGCTAAAGATATGATTGCTTGTTTCGAGAAGTTAGGCATGTCGTGT
It includes:
- the LOC127296386 gene encoding probable 4-hydroxy-tetrahydrodipicolinate reductase 2, chloroplastic, with product MLSLRAPPRTSSPAPWRRRGRHGGFAAPRCASAAAPAATLETVSSSPASLSFPILVNGCTGKMGVSVAEAATKRGLHLVPVSFSSRENLDKTVQIGGTDVEIYGPSAREDVLASVIDEYPDVMVVDYTAPDSVNSNAELYCNLGVPFVMGTTGGNKQLLYKTVQDSNNYALISPQMGKQVVALLAAMETIAERFPGAYSGYRLEVLESHQAGKQDTSGTAKDMIACFEKLGMSCDMDRIVKIRDPEQQLYMVGVPEEHIGGHAFHLYHMTSPDDSVSLEIQHNVCGRSIYAEGSVDAAVFLYKKVQSMDPKRIYNMIDVLEAGDMR